One genomic region from Anguilla rostrata isolate EN2019 chromosome 2, ASM1855537v3, whole genome shotgun sequence encodes:
- the LOC135248870 gene encoding inward rectifier potassium channel 4-like isoform X2, which produces MITGAMGTVRVNRYSIVGEDEGLKISTLGLHNGHSTLSQHQYSLGVAGGGASGGAGSAGGGGGLLGVPGAENAYGGRKISTTGPGRLRSRFVKKNGQCNVVFANMEDKPRRYLADIFTTCVDIRWRYMLLIFTTAFLFSWLLFGLVFWWVAMAHGDFDVPPGLDLSLGGNGAQGVGGGPGPRERDKEWKPCILHVHSFVGAFLFSIETQTTIGYGWRCVTEECPAAVLTVVVQSIVGCIIDSFMIGTIMAKMVRPKKRAQTLLFSHNAVIALRDGKLCLMWRLGNLRKSHIVEAHVRAQLIRPYVTAEGEYIPLEQADINVGYDEGLDRLFLVSPLIIVHEIDQQSPLYHMSKANLEAEDFEIVVILEGMVEATAMTTQARSSYLAREIIWGHRFEPVVFEKHDRYHVDYSRFHKTYKVPSTPHCSARALSEMTGRSSSSSSRSVSPVSPTAARHLRPPHSPSAFCYENEVALRCGEEEEEEAQAARERDSGEGEERTVMADFQERFPEQSGDMLCALDMENQIEFDMLQATIPLDPLSYRRESEI; this is translated from the exons ATGATCACTGGTGCCATGGGAACGGTGCGAGTCAACAG gtatagCATTGTAGGAGAGGACGAGGGGCTCAAAATCTCCACCCTGGGCCTGCACAACGGTCACAGCACCCTTTCCCAGCACCAGTACTCCCTAGGcgtggcagggggaggagccagcggAGGAGCAGGGagcgcaggaggaggaggaggcctgcTAGGAGTGCCGGGGGCGGAGAACGCTTACGGCGGGAGGAAGATCTCCACCACGGGGCCGGGGCGGCTGAGGAGCCGCTTCGTGAAGAAGAACGGGCAGTGCAACGTGGTCTTTGCCAACATGGAGGACAAGCCGCGCCGCTACCTGGCCGACATCTTCACCACCTGCGTGGACATCCGCTGGCGCTACATGCTGCTCATCTTCACCACCGCCTTCCTCTTCTCCTGGCTACTCTTTGGCCTGGTCTTCTGGTGGGTGGCCATGGCCCACGGCGACTTCGACGTCCCCCCGGGGCTGGACTTGTCTTTGGGCGGGAACGGTGCACAGGGGGTGGGAGGCGGCCCGGGACCGAGGGAGCGGGACAAGGAGTGGAAACCCTGCATTCTCCACGTGCACAGTTTCGTGGGAGCCTTTCTGTTCTCCATCGAAACCCAGACCACCATCGGGTACGGCTGGCGGTGCGTCACCGAGGAGTGCCCGGCGGCCGTGCTGACGGTGGTGGTGCAGTCCATCGTGGGCTGCATCATCGACTCCTTCATGATCGGCACCATCATGGCCAAGATGGTGCGGCCCAAGAAGAGGGCCCAGACCCTGCTCTTCTCCCACAACGCCGTCATCGCCCTGCGCGACGGCAAGCTGTGCCTGATGTGGCGCTTGGGCAACCTGCGGAAGAGCCACATCGTGGAGGCCCACGTCCGCGCCCAGCTCATCCGCCCCTACGTCACGGCCGAGGGGGAGTACATCCCCCTCGAGCAGGCCGACATCAACGTGGGCTACGACGAGGGCCTGGACCGCCTCTTCCTCGTGTCCCCCCTGATCATCGTCCACGAGATCGACCAGCAGAGCCCCCTGTACCACATGAGCAAGGCCAACCTGGAGGCGGAGGACTTTGAGATCGTGGTGATCCTGGAAGGGATGGTGGAGGCCACGGCCATGACCACCCAGGCCCGCAGCTCTTACCTGGCCCGGGAGATCATCTGGGGCCACCGCTTCGAGCCCGTGGTCTTCGAGAAGCACGACCGCTACCACGTGGACTACTCCCGCTTCCACAAGACCTACAAGGTGCCCTCGACGCCGCACTGTAGCGCCCGGGCGCTGAGCGAGATGACCGGccgctcctcgtcctcctcctcccgctctgtGTCCCCCGTCAGCCCCACGGCCGCCCGCCACCTCAGGCCCCCGCACTCGCCCAGCGCCTTCTGCTACGAGAACGAGGTGGCCCTGCGCTgcggggaggaggaagaggaggaggcccAGGCGGCCAGGGAGCGGGACAGCggcgagggggaggagaggactGTCATGGCGGATTTTCAGGAGAGGTTCCCGGAGCAGTCGGGCGACATGCTGTGCGCCCTGGACATGGAGAACCAAATAGAGTTTGACATGCTGCAGGCTACGATTCCCCTCGACCCACTCAGCTATAGGAGGGAGTCTGAAATctga
- the LOC135248870 gene encoding inward rectifier potassium channel 4-like isoform X1, which translates to MNLDRMPNQCSLSLSLSLSLSLSLSLSLSLSLSLSLSQRCFSGAAVPAPCSPGHHAGLQSFRVVPHPESIPDPDRFSSSNHTASTASHPPQTDSPMITGAMGTVRVNRYSIVGEDEGLKISTLGLHNGHSTLSQHQYSLGVAGGGASGGAGSAGGGGGLLGVPGAENAYGGRKISTTGPGRLRSRFVKKNGQCNVVFANMEDKPRRYLADIFTTCVDIRWRYMLLIFTTAFLFSWLLFGLVFWWVAMAHGDFDVPPGLDLSLGGNGAQGVGGGPGPRERDKEWKPCILHVHSFVGAFLFSIETQTTIGYGWRCVTEECPAAVLTVVVQSIVGCIIDSFMIGTIMAKMVRPKKRAQTLLFSHNAVIALRDGKLCLMWRLGNLRKSHIVEAHVRAQLIRPYVTAEGEYIPLEQADINVGYDEGLDRLFLVSPLIIVHEIDQQSPLYHMSKANLEAEDFEIVVILEGMVEATAMTTQARSSYLAREIIWGHRFEPVVFEKHDRYHVDYSRFHKTYKVPSTPHCSARALSEMTGRSSSSSSRSVSPVSPTAARHLRPPHSPSAFCYENEVALRCGEEEEEEAQAARERDSGEGEERTVMADFQERFPEQSGDMLCALDMENQIEFDMLQATIPLDPLSYRRESEI; encoded by the exons ATGAATTTAGACAGAATGCCTAatcaatgctctctctctctctctctctctctctctctctctctctctctctctctctctctctctctctctctctctctctctctctctcagaggtgTTTCTCAGGAGCAGCAGTCCCAGCTCCCTGCTCCCCAGGTCACCATGCCGGTCTCCAATCTTTCAGGGTAGTTCCGCATCCAGAGTCTATCCCAGACCCTGACCGTTTCTCCTCGTCCAATCACACGGCTAGCACCGCCAGTCACCCTCCTCAGACTGACAGCCCTATGATCACTGGTGCCATGGGAACGGTGCGAGTCAACAG gtatagCATTGTAGGAGAGGACGAGGGGCTCAAAATCTCCACCCTGGGCCTGCACAACGGTCACAGCACCCTTTCCCAGCACCAGTACTCCCTAGGcgtggcagggggaggagccagcggAGGAGCAGGGagcgcaggaggaggaggaggcctgcTAGGAGTGCCGGGGGCGGAGAACGCTTACGGCGGGAGGAAGATCTCCACCACGGGGCCGGGGCGGCTGAGGAGCCGCTTCGTGAAGAAGAACGGGCAGTGCAACGTGGTCTTTGCCAACATGGAGGACAAGCCGCGCCGCTACCTGGCCGACATCTTCACCACCTGCGTGGACATCCGCTGGCGCTACATGCTGCTCATCTTCACCACCGCCTTCCTCTTCTCCTGGCTACTCTTTGGCCTGGTCTTCTGGTGGGTGGCCATGGCCCACGGCGACTTCGACGTCCCCCCGGGGCTGGACTTGTCTTTGGGCGGGAACGGTGCACAGGGGGTGGGAGGCGGCCCGGGACCGAGGGAGCGGGACAAGGAGTGGAAACCCTGCATTCTCCACGTGCACAGTTTCGTGGGAGCCTTTCTGTTCTCCATCGAAACCCAGACCACCATCGGGTACGGCTGGCGGTGCGTCACCGAGGAGTGCCCGGCGGCCGTGCTGACGGTGGTGGTGCAGTCCATCGTGGGCTGCATCATCGACTCCTTCATGATCGGCACCATCATGGCCAAGATGGTGCGGCCCAAGAAGAGGGCCCAGACCCTGCTCTTCTCCCACAACGCCGTCATCGCCCTGCGCGACGGCAAGCTGTGCCTGATGTGGCGCTTGGGCAACCTGCGGAAGAGCCACATCGTGGAGGCCCACGTCCGCGCCCAGCTCATCCGCCCCTACGTCACGGCCGAGGGGGAGTACATCCCCCTCGAGCAGGCCGACATCAACGTGGGCTACGACGAGGGCCTGGACCGCCTCTTCCTCGTGTCCCCCCTGATCATCGTCCACGAGATCGACCAGCAGAGCCCCCTGTACCACATGAGCAAGGCCAACCTGGAGGCGGAGGACTTTGAGATCGTGGTGATCCTGGAAGGGATGGTGGAGGCCACGGCCATGACCACCCAGGCCCGCAGCTCTTACCTGGCCCGGGAGATCATCTGGGGCCACCGCTTCGAGCCCGTGGTCTTCGAGAAGCACGACCGCTACCACGTGGACTACTCCCGCTTCCACAAGACCTACAAGGTGCCCTCGACGCCGCACTGTAGCGCCCGGGCGCTGAGCGAGATGACCGGccgctcctcgtcctcctcctcccgctctgtGTCCCCCGTCAGCCCCACGGCCGCCCGCCACCTCAGGCCCCCGCACTCGCCCAGCGCCTTCTGCTACGAGAACGAGGTGGCCCTGCGCTgcggggaggaggaagaggaggaggcccAGGCGGCCAGGGAGCGGGACAGCggcgagggggaggagaggactGTCATGGCGGATTTTCAGGAGAGGTTCCCGGAGCAGTCGGGCGACATGCTGTGCGCCCTGGACATGGAGAACCAAATAGAGTTTGACATGCTGCAGGCTACGATTCCCCTCGACCCACTCAGCTATAGGAGGGAGTCTGAAATctga